Part of the Musa acuminata AAA Group cultivar baxijiao chromosome BXJ2-7, Cavendish_Baxijiao_AAA, whole genome shotgun sequence genome is shown below.
CCAACGACCAGGATGGAGAAGAAAATTCAAAATAGGGCAACTCTAACCTGGTGGATCGGGGGGTACATCGAGTTGGTGCAGACGGGGCACTCCAGCAACTAGCAACTGATGCACCTTAGTCACCGGGCTTATAACCGGCGCCGGAAAGCCGCCGGCGCAGCCGATGATGGTTCCGCTCCCATCGCCGTGGGGCTTCAAGAAGGGGTGGGGAACGTGGGCGACCTCGTCGTCGTCCACCATCCCGTCCGACACGGAGATGCACTCGATATTATCCGATTCCATCGGTCAAAATAAACCAAGGAGAACCAAAATGGAAGCGCCTTTCCAGATTCAACCCCTTCTTCCTGCCCTCTCTCGCGCCGGGGAAGACGCGTTGCCAAAATTGCAATGCGAGTTCCACACCCTTCTCTCCCCCCTTTCGGGAGCGGGAGCGTCGCTCGCAGATGCCTTGGTCGCCGCAAGCACATTTAAATCGAAGTAACACTAAACGTTGCACGGAAATGAGACACCAAATTGAACTGTCGACTTCTCCTTAATATGTTTTCAATCGAGGAACCACCTTATCCTTTTACTCTTATCTACCACATCAGAGAAACACCACAAGTTTTTGACTTCTAAGTCACTCAAAAAGAGACGTTTCCACATGAGTGGGCCACAGGAAGCTGCGAAAGCAATGACAAGCAGCAAACAGCATGAACAACTGCTTTGGCACGTACGACTGTTGCTACTGCGACAACAATGGGACTGATCCACCAGCATCCAGAATCTCCGTCTCCATCTCGAACAGAGTTTCCATCTTGCGCTTCACCAGGCGATACTCCTCCGTCAGTTGCTGCAGACATTTGAGGCAACCTTCTTTGCTCCCCTTCTTACAGCAGTCGTGAAAGGCCATGCacgaatttttgactcttttagcaCCTATGCTGGCACTGCTGCCTGTCAACTTGCGGACAAAGACATCCAATTTCTCGAAGTCCACGTCCTGCTGATCTAGGATAGAGCGTAGTTCATTGAGGAGCTTCTCAGAGTCTTCAAGGAAAAGAGTCCCAACCTGAAGAACAAACTTAGGTTCGCTCTCATCCTTCAGCTGCTGCAACTGTGTGTACTGATCGTCCAGAAACCCGTCACGGTAGACAAACGATGCGAACTCAATGTATACCCTTCGCAATTTATGCAACTCCATGTCTCCTCAGCTATGCAGCAGGGACCAGGCTTCTTCCAGGGAGGGGGAGCTTCTTCACCTTTTCAAAATAAAGCAGCTGTTCGGCAATACGACTCCCAAATTCTCATTCAACGCATCCAATAAAAAGAACAGCAATGGGAGACAAATATTGTATGTCTGTGTGCTCATAGTGTATCAGCTATATATTGGATATTCatgctaaatttaaatttagagaaGTAACTTTGAGAAACATATATCTATGCAATTTTTCCATTAAAATGAAAGACAAGAAGCATaaaaattgcaaaaaaaaaagaaaacttgctaattatgaacacacaacacacacaactttTTATGTGATACCAAGGCAGCTGGAGACGATGAGCTGAGTTGAAAGCCAAGTAGTAAAATGACTCTCCAAATGCTGAATGATGAGCTTATTAACGTAGAAGCGTTCAAGTCAACTAATAAGGTTTTCCAAGACTGACCCACTCTCTCTGTAAAATGATTTCGGAACTGGTTGCTTAAACATCAAGAACAGAGAAAACCTATAATCACAAATAGAACGCATGCAGCAAGAAAACGAACCAACATTTCACAAGCAAAGCCAGCAAAAGCCTCCCAAAACCTTGAAACCATCATCAGATAACAGATTAAACGCCTCCTCTGATCCGAAAGCCGACCAAGAAACATACAAAACCTAAAAGAAAGCAAGCCCACGTGAAATAATCAACGACGAGATGCGGTGGAATTTTCTTGTCGCGCTGATACCTTCGACGCGTGGTTCATTCGACAAGAGTGCGAACCGTCTCGCATCCAAGAAACGATTAATAAACACGAAAACCTAATGCAGACCGTGTAAGAACAACAAGGTGCGGCAAATGGCATCAAGAAAGAAGGCTCCGGCTGGATCTGACTTTCTTGATGCTCCGTAACTATGCAAGGTTGCATAGCTGCAGAGAGCATCCGAAGATCGAGAGAGAATACCTCCTGCAAAGAGTCCGGCGACCACGGGAACGAGCTTTGACCCCAAGAACGACGGTGGAGAACACGAGAATACCTCCGACCATGAAAGGGAGAGCGAGAGATGAAAGGAGTCGAAGCGCCGGAAACAGAGCGAGAAGTGGGAAATGGGGGAAGAGAGTCCCGTTCGTTGGCGCTGCAAAATGGCTTGCCTCTACGGTGTTAATACCGTGCAGTTTATGTCCATCCTGCGACACAAATTCCGTTACACTGCGTCGGTAATCATACTGCGAATGTGCGTATACCGTTCAGTTCGCGTTGTTCGTCAAGGACACTTTCAGTTAAGCTGACTCGTCAGGTCTTCCATCCACCTAGCGACGCGTGGACAGAGACATGGCGGGAGTCACGTGGATCACCATGTGTCGTAAATGGGTCCGGATCCTTGTATGGGCCCGAGTCCACTGAGTCGTCCTAACACGGCCCAACTTCCCACATTAGTGTTGTCCAGCCCGAACCAATCGAGAGGTCAAAAACGGACGCAGAGCCTCGCTGCCCCTCGTTCCGATCGATCCCTTCGagctcgggggggggggggcgacttGCAACGATGAATCGGCCCCGCGGCTTCACCCTCCTCGCGGTCGTCCCTCTTTTGTTGGTCGTCACCAGTGCGATCGAGTCGCCCCAGTACACCGTCGTACACTCCGAGTCGGACTTCGAGGTGCGGTTGTACAGGGAGTCGGTGTGGATGTCCGCTCCCACCGACGAGATCTCGTTCGAGAAAGCCACCAAATTCGGTTTCCACCGGTAGGAGCAATCACAATCCCCTACAGTTATTGCTCATTTAATTGATCCTGAGATGATGTTTACGGGCTAGGTTTTGATATATTTGGGAGAATCATATCAAAGTGAATTCTTTTCCAGTCTTCAAATAAGCATTTCTGCTGGAAATTCGAGGTCAAGTTAATTCGACGATAAAATGAACCATGCCTCGTCAAACAAGCACAATATTGCAcaccaaatagaaaaaaaaatgttttttctttcttaagAACGCCCATGAATTGGATCCCTCTTTTGATGTTTCTTAATGATCATGAATGAAATTAGAAAATTCGATTCCAAAAAAAGGAGCAGACATAATCCAATAATAACTACACGTCGTAACGAGTATCCCTTTTATATTCGAGTCATCTCATCGTGCTCAAATATTAGGTCGACTCTAATACCAAATATCACGACTCAGGTTTAATGGGTAAATTGACCTATCAACTTAATTTGACATAAATCACTGATCATAATACTTAAACTGAAATTGATAGTAGTTCActtatcagacccatataagtcaatcttagtcttgtccACTTTCAATGTAGAACTAATCGGTATATCATAATCTCCCTCACTCAAGGGCTTGACGTTCTCGTCAAAGCCCAACATATcctagatcaaaccctagcatggtgCATTTGAGGTACAGCCCAGTGGTGACTCTACGTCATAACAAATCCTTCGACTCCATCCACAGGTAGCTCTTTCCTAATTGAGTCCGTTCATCATTTCCAAATACTAGGTCGGTTCTAATATCAAATATTATGACTCGGGCTTGATGGGTTAACTGGCTTATCAACTTTGTTTGACCCAAACAACTGGTCATAATGCTTAAGCTGAAACTAATACTAGCTCACTCATTAAACTCATATAAGTCAATTTTAGTCTTGTCCATCACTAATATAAGATTAATTGGGATGTTATACTATTAGTTATTGAATcgataaacaaaattttaaaaaataaacgagaaaattatataatcaaaatatcaacaatTATAGTCTCCATTAGATGTCAATTAAAGGCATATGAGCTGttgtctcatttttattttttatcacatCACATGAAAGGCaaaaatcatataataaaaaaattacatctATTTTCCATATAACAGTAGCACCAAAATTTATTGCATGATTAAAAATAATAACTCTGTTGGTTTTAACACTTAAGTTACAAAATATGATTAAGTAATAAAAgttataattttttgataaaaataaatataatatgataAACTAGAGAAAAATAATCAACCTAAATGGAACTATTTGGATAATACTCTTTATTCCCGCTTTTAACCCACTAAAGCAccatataaacaaaaaaaaaggacatgatttGTATGGTTTAAAATAATCTAATCATATTATTTTGATCCCCAACCAAAAGAATCGTCATAACAGCCAGCAGCCACCCGGAAAACCTGAAGCTTAAGAGCTCAGGGTGCTTACATGGAGAAAGCAACTCATTAACAGATGAGAAGCCTGTAAGAATTGGAAACTGACAGGAAGCATCCCAAGTAAAGGAACAGGGAAACTAGACTAGATAAGCCTTTTGTTCCAAATTGCATATGCAGTCCTCCAATACAAATCAAGCTACAATAAATCCAATTCATTTAAACACTTACTATTATGTCACAAATCATACTAGAATTCTTAATATGCATATCGTTCTTCAATATCAGGGAAAAAATCGTACGAAGGTGCCATGTAGATAAGCCCTTCTTGGTGATTTCCACGTTAATACCTCAAGTGCAGCAGTCCCCGAAATCCAGGGTTTGACATATGTGATGTAGAAGAACTTGAAACGATAATGGCCTCTCGCATTCAAATTATTCACTTATGTATCAATAATCATTCAGATGCACATGCCTAAACCGTAAAAATGAAGATTCGTCAACTTTTGAagtatctcaaaagaagaaattttaaaAGTGTAGGTTGCACCTTTGTGTCAACAATTTCGTCAAGACTCAAAAATAGACACAAAAAATCACGCATTTATCATCAACAATAAAACACCGAAACTAAACCACTCCGAACACTTAACTCGACAAatcgaataaaaaaaaaacacaaacaatACCATAAATAACATCTTTATGATAGCAGAGAAAAGGAAAATCATCTCTCGTAATCTGTATAAATAAAAGAGGAACATGTGAAGACAATCAAGCTTCTTCGCTTCTTTAATAAAGCtttttcaataattgttcttatcttctattattttcttcatggtattagagcagcagcTGTTGGAAAAAAGAGgtacgacaaagaagaggataaaacccactatggaaacaaataacaaacacaagatcaagaatactttaggaaagatatttaggcttgaaacatgtataaacactttcctaaaaacgatatttgcaccctcttctcaataagattgctctgggtttgatgcaaatagttttagtggatatgacaagcctttagaagatctgtattgagcaaacaataaagaatcttcagagaggaattagagaatgtctaactcaatcacttggagagtaaagaagaagagcatgaaagaGTTGTTGTTGTAATTTACCCCCAAATagttatttatagatattttctcaaaagacacaacctttaaaaattaactattttctcaaaagacacaacctttgaaaattataactattttctcaaaagacacgacctttaaaaaataactaccaaaaataaaagaaaacaccttttcaaataaatcttttgaaaagaaattcttaatttgaacaatttataacaatcccccacttgttcaaatttaaaattttctccaagtgattgaatagtatttatgaataaagtaatatatctttcgatttgaatattaccttagtgtaagcatcacaaagtgaagtcgaaatcccaaatagcataaaagctttgaatttgttattcctcATGACAATACCagtgataccacacacataaatacaacattcttgtattcctcataaaatctcgcttagccctaatatggccttgggcttatccaagttcatgaacttttatgagagaaactccaactctcaatcgaagcggcaccacttctaagttcatataagtgaagttcttatagtatctttgtcactctttgagatacttgtcctaacttgactgaacttcattaagagtataattaactcaaccctcattcggtgacaaccagcactttaacatctttagatgggactcataaaatatttcaaagtgctgaaccactccacatatcaatgacttgttcttaccctttgaactcttcattactcatttcataatgttgagtagggttgctatcattggtggatcttttattcaaggagttttagccccatccattttgatgttgatcttacaacttctcttgtaagaggtttggtgaatggatcagccaaattctcacttgttttcacaaatgtgagtgaaataatcccactcttgattaatttcctcacaaaatcatgtctaagacttatatgtcttgactttccattatatatttcactatatgcacgagctaaagtggcttgactatcacaaagtatagaaattgaattcacactcttagaagtcaatggaatttctaatagaaagtccctcaaccattcagcctcctttcctgcatctgctagagcaacaaattctgattccatagttgagtgagttatacacgtttgtttcttgctcttccaagaaacagcgccacctcccaaggtgaacacccaaccagtagtggatttgttatctccaaaactcgatatccaacttgcgtcagtatatccttctaaaatagcaggaaattttgagtattgtaggccataatctttggttcgtttaaggtacccaagaactctttcaatagccttccaatgctctacatttggattgctagtaaatctactcaatttactaactgCAAATGCTATATCAAGTCTTGTGCACTGCTttgcatacataagacttcctatagcacttgaatattctaattgagccactattcttccaacattcttgactaatttgatacttgggtcaaatggggtatttgcttctttgatttttaagtgactgaatttctccggtactttctctatgtaatgagtttgactcaaaacatatcccccactatttctttttaccttgatacctagtatagtatcaacttgcccaagatctttcatgttgaagatagaaacctctttgtttctacaataccttttatgttgttgctcactattagcatatcatcaacataaaggcaaactatcaccatatagtcatcacaagttttgagataaacacatttatctgcaatattatgaacaaatccattagaaagaattattgcatcaaatttctcatgccattgttttggagcctgttttaaaccatacaatgatttaataagtttacacactttatgttcatttcccggtagaacaaaaccttcgggttgttccatataaacctcctcatcgaggtctccatttagaaatgccgttttgacatccatttgatgaacataaagataaaaaattgatgctaaagcaaaaataattctaatagatgtgatcctaaccacaggagcatatgtgtcaaaataatctattccttccttttgtcgaaatcctttagcaactaaccttgctttgaacGTTTGGAGAGTACCATTTGTATGATACTTCCTACAAAATATCCATCTACAACTAATAGGTTTTGAGGCAgaaggtaaatcgacaagttcccaagtatgatttgacataatagaatccatctcatcatttatagcatctttccaaaaagcagcatcacgagaagccatagcttctttaaatgttttaggatcatcttccacttgtaaaacaagaggaattgtttttaatactctctcattagttccttctacaaggtaaaaagaaatactttgagaATCAATCTCATCCGATTTTAATGTTTTTGCTTTTCGTACACGAGTACTTCTCCTTAATTCGTAAGATTGCTCTCCAtcctcttgtgaacttgattgatgtccaatcaaaggAATTTTATGTTGCTCACCAATCTTTTGAGATTTCTTCactagtgactcttcactagttggaggatgaacattattactagaagtcaataaatgttcaaagaactccacatctcgagattctattatgatattagactctaaattaagaagtctatatgctttgctatttgaggcatagcctataaatgcacatttgattcctctaggtcccaattttgtcctttgaggattattattcttataatatgcaagacacccccacactttaaaataaccaatgttaggttgtcttcctttccataactcatatggagatatcttattctttttagaggaaattctatttaagatatgacatgcagccaataaagcttctccccacaaattataggataatttagcatgcaacgacatagcattaatcatctctagataagttctattttttctttctgctaatccattttgctcaggtgttctaggtgctgaacattcatgaattataccatgttgttcacaaaacaagttaaattcatttgGAAAGTATTttcctcctctatcacttcttaaagctttaattttcttccccaattgattttcaacttctgctttatatgctttaaaagcattaaaagcatcatttttatgtttcaataagtacacatatgtgaatctagacatatcatctataaaagtaataaaatatctattacctcctctcgttaatatgccatttaattcacatatatcagaatgtattaaatctaacaaattagtatatctttcacacttttgaagggtttcttcatcatctttgatttaacacaaatttcacatttattaagatcatcaaaatgacaa
Proteins encoded:
- the LOC103973469 gene encoding histidine-containing phosphotransfer protein 1-like produces the protein MELHKLRRVYIEFASFVYRDGFLDDQYTQLQQLKDESEPKFVLQVGTLFLEDSEKLLNELRSILDQQDVDFEKLDVFVRKLTGSSASIGAKRVKNSCMAFHDCCKKGSKEGCLKCLQQLTEEYRLVKRKMETLFEMETEILDAGGSVPLLSQ